The Plasmodium yoelii strain 17X genome assembly, chromosome: 8 genome includes a region encoding these proteins:
- a CDS encoding serine/threonine protein kinase, putative, producing the protein MFFLQLLFQICKTKKKKKKKKKINNQKILDERDTTDIEDICDIINVENGTYCSALYQGTDTTNIPKDEDIEDKYQDMDTCQKMDTNQITRDQNDNTVTYQYNNNENKDDSNSSTTCTYNNDKNNMKEIEIFNGYVDKICNSDKHKKNYNSILLSVYNNKGKKTHFNRNLLRRIRNNKHWNYSVDRQYLKFINYYRIKKIKKEIIRLTRFINLYLSLHYCKRAINSLICIKKYSNEDIMNNLIRIKKGRKTMRKKNNIKNIFFENINYSEINDTYNNIHMSHNFNGENIFSYFKKSSKFISAFNNLYMLFISEMCKIEHTKKYFYTNSRIDNNKNKLAYLYINFLKNCIKIITNLEIKKIKNRRQIQIEKNVSSHYSNINKYMKKEILKSKYIKSVIYICNTYLQNIENTHFYNITKLKEYYSFIKKCDININKNNCKVQCNKPFNERLYINNYRNNKKEYSNSDRIIYLYINGGVINIKKTHLKKCGLNCFIKLKGNKFAHLFLEKEKNNEIKYNKEKTKDCKEMEKLNDIYYMTDGLEIQHDENVDKINENMTSFGNIFRVNRKDTHKTTYISLSIQRDEQISNIKKIKEDKYIYKQRKYCNISGKNNNKNYSYIENGKSRKDKICKRILLTKSTKKYTCIKNKDNNTTRVKQIIKSYSKIYTPKKENDKINKSEQTINTLNDREQFCSININLKNVSKIEENFKGWNNQNSVITNERSCKETINSLNWDEFNEFEKNEKSQIFGNEDNFNNLNNEYNRYTNKNNYENNTINIFIDCLEKCEYIKNNFKFIELIKDNTINFLYKCYDIKNNKNVVIKCVNKEKQLSIMSYNTYTNIYKIIKKIDNENIIKIYDVLENQSHFFIIMELCEGTDLVDYVSNENISFEKIKDIIFQLLSGISALHDNFIIHRDIKLDNLMFKDKNFEKLVIIDFDMSIYICAKDQIYPCKADCIYTSETNDTIYDNKFDKNYMNVYNPDQIFGNKIGISDNLNTEFSEKSQNNICKEEHNAATSNTFTDYANHGKHENENKMENHDSVNIKNSCLYKNEPNMNTIDSNNIYTNKVTENDKKCNNFNSWHFSNSYDYIKNKTHNKKSTSLDYNYIRKIENNFLSTNTRDIEKPFINNEDKIIYNDLIIGTKEYMSPHCLKGMYSIKTDIYSVGVTIFLIIFKSFPYLFEEISIDKWEDEIINKNKEIVIPFSFLFHNVNCTYFIKLMDLHLINNNIYFCNDSCLLDDNLKEIAKIQGIKFDFDKIKINQKNIYLVEILRKTLSLDVCDQYNNVSQIMESSLFN; encoded by the coding sequence ATGTTTTTTTTGCAATTACTTTTTCAAATTTgtaaaacgaaaaaaaaaaaaaaaaaaaaaaaaaaaataaataatcaaaaGATATTAGATGAAAGAGATACTACTGATATAGAAGATATATGTGATATTATTAATGTGGAAAATGGGACATATTGTAGTGCATTATATCAAGGCACCGATACTACAAATATACCAAAAGATGAAGATATCGAAGATAAGTATCAAGACATGGATACGTGTCAAAAGATGGATACGAATCAAATTACAAGAGACCAAAATGATAATACTGTAACATATCaatacaataataatgaaaataaagatgaTAGTAACAGCAGTACtacatgtacatataataatgataagaATAATATGAAAGAAATAGAAATATTTAATGGTTATGTtgataaaatatgtaatagtgacaaacataaaaaaaattataattctaTACTTCTTAGTGTATATAACAATAAAGGGAAAAAAACACATTTCAATCGAAACTTATTAAGAAGAATAAGAAATAACAAACATTGGAACTATTCTGTAGATAgacaatatttaaaatttataaattattatagaataaaaaaaattaaaaaagaaataatacGATTAACTCGTTTTATCAATTTGTATTTATCATTACATTATTGTAAAAGAGCAATTAATTCGTTAATTTGCATCAAAAAATATTCGAATGAAGATATTATGAATAATTtgataagaataaaaaaaggaagaaagacaatgagaaaaaaaaataatataaagaatattttttttgaaaatataaattatagtgaaataaatgatacatataataatatacatatgagtcataattttaatggtgaaaatattttttcatattttaaaaagtcatcaaaatttatatcagcatttaataatttatatatgttatttatTAGTGAAATGTGTAAAATAGaacatacaaaaaaatatttttacactAATTCAAGAATagacaataataaaaataaattggcttatttatacataaattttttaaaaaattgtattaaaataataaccaatttagaaattaaaaaaataaaaaatcgaAGACAAATACagattgaaaaaaatgttagtagtcattatagtaatataaataaatatatgaaaaaagaaattttaaaaagtaaatacataaaaagtgttatttatatttgtaatacatatttacaaaatatagaaaatacacatttttataatataaccaaactaaaagaatattatagctttattaaaaagtgtgatataaatatcaataaaaataattgcaAAGTTCAATGTAATAAACCATTTAACGAaagattatatataaataattatagaaataataaaaaagaatattcTAATTCGGAtagaataatttatttatatattaatggtGGTGTaattaatatcaaaaaaactcatttaaaaaaatgtggtttgaattgttttataaaattaaagggTAATAAATTTGCCCATctttttttagaaaaagagaagaataatgaaataaaatataataaggaAAAAACGAAAGATTGTAAAGAAATGGAAAAACTTAacgatatatattatatgacaGATGGTTTGGAAATACAACATGATGAAAATgttgataaaattaatgaaaatatgacTTCTTTTGGAAACATTTTTCGAGTTAATCGAAAAGATACTCATAAAACAACCTATATATCTTTAAGCATTCAAAGGGATGAACAAATtagtaatattaaaaaaataaaagaggacaaatatatatataaacagagaaaatattgtaatatatcaggaaaaaataataacaaaaattatagttatattgaaaatggaaaaagtagaaaagataaaatatgtaaaagaatattattaacaaaaagTACTAAGAAATATAcatgtataaaaaataaagataataatacaaCCCGggtaaaacaaataataaaatcatATAGTAAAATTTATACCcccaaaaaagaaaatgataaaattaataaaagtgaACAAACTATTAATACGTTAAATGATAGAGAACAATTTTGtagtattaatataaatttaaaaaatgtttctAAAATTGAAGAAAATTTTAAAGGATGGAATAATCAAAACTCTGTTATAACAAACGAAAGAAGTTGTAAGGAGACTATTAATAGTTTGAATTGGGACGAATTTAatgaatttgaaaaaaatgaaaaatctCAAATATTCGGAAATGAAGataattttaacaatttgaataatgaatataatcgatatacaaacaaaaataattatgaaaataatactattaatatatttatagatTGTTTGGAAAAatgtgaatatataaaaaataattttaaatttatagaattaattaaagataatacaattaattttttatataaatgttatgatataaaaaataataaaaatgttgttataaaatgtgtaaataaagaaaaacaaCTATCTATTATGAGTTATAACacatatacaaatatatacaaaattataaaaaaaattgataatgaaaatataataaaaatttatgatGTTTTAGAAAATCAATcgcatttttttattattatggaATTATGTGAAGGTACAGATTTAGTCGATTATGTatcaaatgaaaatatatcttttgaaaaaattaaagatataatttttcaattATTAAGTGGAATTAGTGCACTAcatgataattttattattcaccGAGATATTAAATTAGACAATTTAATgtttaaagataaaaattttgaaaagtTAGTTATTATTGATTTTGATAtgagtatatatatttgtgctAAAGATCAAATTTATCCTTGTAAGGCCGATTGTATTTATACTAGTGAAACAAATGATACCATTTATGATAacaaatttgataaaaattatatgaatgtaTATAACCCTGATCAAATATTTGGAAACAAAATTGGAATTTCGGATAATCTCAATACAGAATTTTCAGAAAAAAGTCAGAATAATATTTGTAAAGAAGAACATAATGCAGCTACTTCTAATACATTTACAGATTATGCAAATCATGGAAAacatgaaaatgaaaataaaatggaaaatcATGATTcggtaaatattaaaaattcatgtttatataaaaatgaaccaAATATGAATACTATAGactcaaataatatatatacaaataaagtTACAGagaatgataaaaaatgtaacaattttaattcatggcatttttcaaattcttatgattatattaaaaataaaacacatAATAAGAAAAGTACATCACTagattataattatatacgtAAAATTgagaataattttttatccaCAAATACAAGAGATATTGAAAAgccatttattaataatgaagacaaaattatatataacgaTTTGATAATTGGGACTAAAGAATATATGTCTCCACATTGCCTAAAGGGGATGTATAGTATTAAAACAGATATATATAGTGTTGGAGtaactatttttttaataatttttaaaagttttccatatttatttgaagaAATTTCGATAGATAAATGGGAAGatgaaataattaataaaaataaggaaaTAGTTATAccattttcctttttatttcACAATGTTAATTgtacttattttataaaattgatgGATTtgcatttaataaataataatatatatttttgtaatgATAGTTGCTTATTagatgataatttaaaagaaatagCCAAAATACAGGGTATTAAATTcgattttgataaaattaagataaaccaaaaaaatatttatcttgTTGAAATATTAAGGAAGACATTATCCCTTGATGTTTGTGATCAGTATAATAATGTGTCTCAAATTATGGAAAgctctttatttaattag